The Apium graveolens cultivar Ventura chromosome 6, ASM990537v1, whole genome shotgun sequence genome contains a region encoding:
- the LOC141665579 gene encoding uncharacterized protein LOC141665579, whose protein sequence is MIHSDLYHNIWDTLQKGDSNPENVGKATILPASFTGSKRYMNQYFKDALAICRMLGQPSLFLTMTTNIKWPEIQRMLKFLTGVDVVDAPDVVARVFKMKVDQMVDQIKNKNYFGRLMHVIEFQKRGLPYAHMLIWLHPKDRPKTKYQIDKMVSTEIPDPSIDPVGYKDVKNYMIHGPCGTDCVNSPCMAKGNCTKHFPKRYIFSSEASWRIFGFDIHSRWPSVERLPIHLPNDKHVSFRNSQNLQEVCDNAASKKSKLEAWFDAKKIYPEAKKFHLIRISKQAYLASTTRIKGVISFDDLKTVHGHIHKSFHEACVALVYSPISHPRSLWDTHWGCMSDDIVLVRQHLTNNPNLCLSDYDIQNYAFAEIEKLLNDIGKRLRNFPNMPFPGEAYFFNSENRLILEETSYDTEDIKKIHEKNHSLLNDEQKRVYDSILDNINQKKVVFSSFTGVEVVERLSCGRHYVVDYGTLFTYLSQDSIDYTGDDDNDIRKNSIEYEILCGSHVGTNHLIPGIEMVPSDTNWPFKFKRVQFPIQICYAMIINKSQGQSLVTIGLYLPRATFSHEHIYVAISRVTRPEGLHILIDSDDVLFLMESFDRLSNLDKASTNWKIKDNHVHAFAYHNIWNRFTIKIVEGCVYIFDQFAVKDAVGNLKPVQTNLCIRFTGSNTVRTGPDDGMILL, encoded by the exons ATGATTCATTCAGATTTGTACCACAATATATGGGATACACTACAAAAGGGTGATAGCAATCCTGAAAATGTCGGCAAAGCAACAATTTTACCTGCCTCATTTACTGGAAGTAAAAGGTACATGAATCAGTATTTTAAGGATGCTTTGGCCATCTGTCGAATGCTTGGCCAGCCATCACTGTTCCTTACGATGACAACTAATATAAAATGGCCTGAAATACAGCGGATGTTAAAGTTTTTAACCGGTGTTGATGTTGTTGATGCTCCAGACGTGGTTGCAAgggtttttaaaatgaaagttgACCAGATGGTTGAtcaaatcaaaaataaaaattattttggacGTT TGATGCATGTCATAGAGTTTCAGAAGCGTGGACTTCCATATGCTCACATGCTTATTTGGTTGCATCCAAAGGATCGTCCAAAGACCAAATATCAAATTGATAAAATGGTGTCTACGGAAATTCCTGATCCAAGTATTGATCCTGTTGGATACAAAGATGTAAAGAATTATATGATTCACGGACCATGTGGAACTGATTGTGTTAATTCTCCATGTATGGCTAAAGGCAATTGTACTAAACATTTTCCTAAAAG ATATATTTTTTCATCTGAAGCATCCTGGAGGATATTTGGTTTTGACATCCATTCCCGTTGGCCTTCAGTTGAACGATTGCCAATACATCTACCAAATGACAAGCACGTGTCGTTCAGGAACTCACAAAATCTACAGGAGGTTTGCGACAATGCAGCATCCAAAAAAAGCAAATTAGAAGCATGGTTTGATGCAAAAAAAATATATCCAGAGGCCAAAAAATTTCACCTAATCAGAATTTCCAAGCAAGCTTACCTAGCATCCACAACCAG GATTAAAGGTGTTATTTCTTTTGATGATTTGAAGACAGTCCACGGCCATATTCATAAATCTTTTCACGAAGCTTGTGTTGCACTAG TTTACAGTCCAATTTCTCATCCGCGTAGTCTTTGGGACACTCATTGGGGATGCATGTCGGATGATATTGTTCTTGTGAGACAACACCTCACTAACAATCCGAATCTTTGTCTATCAGATTATGATATCCAGAATTATGCTTTTGCAG AGATtgagaaattgttgaatgatattGGTAAAAGGCTGAGAAACTTCCCAAATATGCCATTTCCAGGAGAAGCATATTTTTTTAACTCTGAAAATAGGCTAATTCTTGAGGAAACATCCTATGACACAGAAGATATAAAGAAAATCCATGAAAAAAATCATAGTCTTCTGAATGATGAACAGAAGAGAGTCTATGATTCAATTCTTGACAATATCAACCAGAAAAAGGTGGTGTTTTCTTCGTTTACGGGAGTGGAGGTTGTGGAAAGACTTTCTTGTGGCAGACACTATGTTGTCGATTACG GTACTTTGTTTACGTATCTCAGTCAGGATTCAATCGATTATACTGGTGATGATGATAATGATATCAG AAAGAACAGTATTGAATATGAGATACTGTGTGGATCTCATGTTGGAACCAATCATCTTATTCCAGGAATAGAGATGGTTCCAAGTGACACAAATTGGCCCTTTAAATTTAAACGTGTTCAGTTTCCAATTCAGATATGTTATGCCATGATAATTAACAAAAGTCAGGGACAATCACTTGTTACGATTGGGCTTTACCTTCCTAGAGCAACTTTCTCACATGAACATATTTATGTTGCGATTTCTAGAGTTACACGTCCTGAAGGCCTCCATATTCTCATAGATAGTGATGATG TGTTATTTTTAATGGAGTCATTTGACCGTCTATCCAATCTCGACAAGGCTAGCACTAACTGGAAAATTAAG GATAACCATGTTCATGCCTTTGCGTATCACAACATTTGGAATAGATTCACCATAAAGATTGTGGAAGGCTGTGTCTACATTTTTGACCAGTTTGCAGTTAAAGATGCTGTCGGGAATTTGAAGCCGGTCCAGACAAATCTATGTATCAGATTTACAGGCTCCAATACTGTCAGGACTGGTCCCGATGATGGCATGATCCTGTTATAA